The Bos indicus x Bos taurus breed Angus x Brahman F1 hybrid chromosome 11, Bos_hybrid_MaternalHap_v2.0, whole genome shotgun sequence genome includes a region encoding these proteins:
- the GBGT1 gene encoding globoside alpha-1,3-N-acetylgalactosaminyltransferase 1 isoform X1 → MVVPRGGQSSGQCPVDKEHPFAGAQAQRLPPAMHCLRLALGLGFCLLLGITLCSLWMYVENWLLVSYIPYYLPCPEIFNMKLQYEEEPSQPVAQSQYPQPKLLEQKPTELLTLTPWLAPIVSEGTFNAELLHHIYQPLNLTIGLTAFAVGNRYTRFVQHFLESAERFFMQGYRVHYYIFTHDPQAIPQVPLGPGRRLSVIPVPGPSQWEEASMRRMEAISVHIAKRAHREVDYLFCLDVDMAFRNPWGPETLGDLVAAIHPDYFTVPRHQFPYERRPVSTAFVADGEGDFYYGRAVFGGRVARVYEFTRGCHMGILADKANGIMAACQEESHLNRRFLSHKPSKVLSPEYLWDDRKPQPPSLKLIRFSTLNKDTARLRS, encoded by the exons ATGGTGGTGCCCAGGGGAGGGCAGAGCAGCGGTCAGTGTCCTGTGGATAAGGAGCATCCCTTTGCAG GTGCCCAGGCTCAGAGGCTGCCCCCAGCGATGCACTGCCTGAGACTGGCCCTGGGCCTGGGATTCTGCCTGCTGCTGGGCATCACCCTCTGCTCTCTGTG GATGTATGTCGAGAACTGGCTGCTGGTCTCCTACATCCCCTATTATCTCCCCTGCCCAGAGATCTT CAACATGAAGCTTCAGTACGAGGAGGAGCCATCCCAGCCCGTGGCACA GTCACAGTACCCTCAGCCCAAGCTGCTGGAGCAAAA GCCCACAGAGCTACTGACACTCACACCCTGGCTGGCGCCCATCGTCTCCGAGGGAACCTTTAACGCCGAGCTTCTGCATCACATCTACCAGCCACTGAACCTGACCATCGGGCTTACGGCGTTTGCTGTGGGAAA CAGGTATACCCGGTTCGTCCAGCACTTCCTGGAGTCGGCCGAGCGGTTCTTCATGCAGGGGTACCGCGTGCACTACTACATCTTCACTCATGACCCCCAGGCCATTCCTCAGGTCCCACTGGGCCCTGGCCGCCGCCTCAGTGTCATCCCAGTCCCCGGGCCCTCCCAGTGGGAGGAGGCCTCCATGCGCCGGATGGAGGCCATCAGTGTGCACATCGCCAAGAGGGCGCACCGGGAGGTGGACTACCTCTTCTGCCTGGACGTGGACATGGCATTCCGGAACCCATGGGGCCCCGAGACCTTGGGGGACCTCGTGGCTGCCATCCACCCGGACTACTTCACCGTCCCCCGCCACCAGTTCCCCTATGAGCGCCGGCCTGTCTCCACCGCCTTCGTGGCGGATGGCGAGGGGGACTTCTACTATGGCAGGGCGGTCTTCGGGGGGCGGGTGGCCAGGGTGTATGAGTTCACCAGGGGCTGCCACATGGGCATCCTGGCAGACAAGGCCAACGGCATCATGGCAGCCTGCCAGGAGGAGAGCCACCTGAACCGCCGCTTCCTCTCGCACAAGCCCTCCAAGGTGCTGTCCCCCGAGTACCTCTGGGACGACAGGAagccccagccccccagcctgAAGCTGATCCGCTTCTCTACCCTGAACAAGGACACTGCCCGGCTGCGGAGCTGA
- the GBGT1 gene encoding globoside alpha-1,3-N-acetylgalactosaminyltransferase 1 isoform X4: protein MHCLRLALGLGFCLLLGITLCSLWMYVENWLLVSYIPYYLPCPEIFNMKLQYEEEPSQPVAQSQYPQPKLLEQKPTELLTLTPWLAPIVSEGTFNAELLHHIYQPLNLTIGLTAFAVGKYTRFVQHFLESAERFFMQGYRVHYYIFTHDPQAIPQVPLGPGRRLSVIPVPGPSQWEEASMRRMEAISVHIAKRAHREVDYLFCLDVDMAFRNPWGPETLGDLVAAIHPDYFTVPRHQFPYERRPVSTAFVADGEGDFYYGRAVFGGRVARVYEFTRGCHMGILADKANGIMAACQEESHLNRRFLSHKPSKVLSPEYLWDDRKPQPPSLKLIRFSTLNKDTARLRS from the exons ATGCACTGCCTGAGACTGGCCCTGGGCCTGGGATTCTGCCTGCTGCTGGGCATCACCCTCTGCTCTCTGTG GATGTATGTCGAGAACTGGCTGCTGGTCTCCTACATCCCCTATTATCTCCCCTGCCCAGAGATCTT CAACATGAAGCTTCAGTACGAGGAGGAGCCATCCCAGCCCGTGGCACA GTCACAGTACCCTCAGCCCAAGCTGCTGGAGCAAAA GCCCACAGAGCTACTGACACTCACACCCTGGCTGGCGCCCATCGTCTCCGAGGGAACCTTTAACGCCGAGCTTCTGCATCACATCTACCAGCCACTGAACCTGACCATCGGGCTTACGGCGTTTGCTGTGGGAAA GTATACCCGGTTCGTCCAGCACTTCCTGGAGTCGGCCGAGCGGTTCTTCATGCAGGGGTACCGCGTGCACTACTACATCTTCACTCATGACCCCCAGGCCATTCCTCAGGTCCCACTGGGCCCTGGCCGCCGCCTCAGTGTCATCCCAGTCCCCGGGCCCTCCCAGTGGGAGGAGGCCTCCATGCGCCGGATGGAGGCCATCAGTGTGCACATCGCCAAGAGGGCGCACCGGGAGGTGGACTACCTCTTCTGCCTGGACGTGGACATGGCATTCCGGAACCCATGGGGCCCCGAGACCTTGGGGGACCTCGTGGCTGCCATCCACCCGGACTACTTCACCGTCCCCCGCCACCAGTTCCCCTATGAGCGCCGGCCTGTCTCCACCGCCTTCGTGGCGGATGGCGAGGGGGACTTCTACTATGGCAGGGCGGTCTTCGGGGGGCGGGTGGCCAGGGTGTATGAGTTCACCAGGGGCTGCCACATGGGCATCCTGGCAGACAAGGCCAACGGCATCATGGCAGCCTGCCAGGAGGAGAGCCACCTGAACCGCCGCTTCCTCTCGCACAAGCCCTCCAAGGTGCTGTCCCCCGAGTACCTCTGGGACGACAGGAagccccagccccccagcctgAAGCTGATCCGCTTCTCTACCCTGAACAAGGACACTGCCCGGCTGCGGAGCTGA
- the GBGT1 gene encoding globoside alpha-1,3-N-acetylgalactosaminyltransferase 1 isoform X5: MQGYRVHYYIFTHDPQAIPQVPLGPGRRLSVIPVPGPSQWEEASMRRMEAISVHIAKRAHREVDYLFCLDVDMAFRNPWGPETLGDLVAAIHPDYFTVPRHQFPYERRPVSTAFVADGEGDFYYGRAVFGGRVARVYEFTRGCHMGILADKANGIMAACQEESHLNRRFLSHKPSKVLSPEYLWDDRKPQPPSLKLIRFSTLNKDTARLRS, encoded by the coding sequence ATGCAGGGGTACCGCGTGCACTACTACATCTTCACTCATGACCCCCAGGCCATTCCTCAGGTCCCACTGGGCCCTGGCCGCCGCCTCAGTGTCATCCCAGTCCCCGGGCCCTCCCAGTGGGAGGAGGCCTCCATGCGCCGGATGGAGGCCATCAGTGTGCACATCGCCAAGAGGGCGCACCGGGAGGTGGACTACCTCTTCTGCCTGGACGTGGACATGGCATTCCGGAACCCATGGGGCCCCGAGACCTTGGGGGACCTCGTGGCTGCCATCCACCCGGACTACTTCACCGTCCCCCGCCACCAGTTCCCCTATGAGCGCCGGCCTGTCTCCACCGCCTTCGTGGCGGATGGCGAGGGGGACTTCTACTATGGCAGGGCGGTCTTCGGGGGGCGGGTGGCCAGGGTGTATGAGTTCACCAGGGGCTGCCACATGGGCATCCTGGCAGACAAGGCCAACGGCATCATGGCAGCCTGCCAGGAGGAGAGCCACCTGAACCGCCGCTTCCTCTCGCACAAGCCCTCCAAGGTGCTGTCCCCCGAGTACCTCTGGGACGACAGGAagccccagccccccagcctgAAGCTGATCCGCTTCTCTACCCTGAACAAGGACACTGCCCGGCTGCGGAGCTGA
- the GBGT1 gene encoding globoside alpha-1,3-N-acetylgalactosaminyltransferase 1 isoform X2, giving the protein MVVPRGGQSSGQCPVDKEHPFAGAQAQRLPPAMHCLRLALGLGFCLLLGITLCSLWMYVENWLLVSYIPYYLPCPEIFNMKLQYEEEPSQPVAQSQYPQPKLLEQKPTELLTLTPWLAPIVSEGTFNAELLHHIYQPLNLTIGLTAFAVGKYTRFVQHFLESAERFFMQGYRVHYYIFTHDPQAIPQVPLGPGRRLSVIPVPGPSQWEEASMRRMEAISVHIAKRAHREVDYLFCLDVDMAFRNPWGPETLGDLVAAIHPDYFTVPRHQFPYERRPVSTAFVADGEGDFYYGRAVFGGRVARVYEFTRGCHMGILADKANGIMAACQEESHLNRRFLSHKPSKVLSPEYLWDDRKPQPPSLKLIRFSTLNKDTARLRS; this is encoded by the exons ATGGTGGTGCCCAGGGGAGGGCAGAGCAGCGGTCAGTGTCCTGTGGATAAGGAGCATCCCTTTGCAG GTGCCCAGGCTCAGAGGCTGCCCCCAGCGATGCACTGCCTGAGACTGGCCCTGGGCCTGGGATTCTGCCTGCTGCTGGGCATCACCCTCTGCTCTCTGTG GATGTATGTCGAGAACTGGCTGCTGGTCTCCTACATCCCCTATTATCTCCCCTGCCCAGAGATCTT CAACATGAAGCTTCAGTACGAGGAGGAGCCATCCCAGCCCGTGGCACA GTCACAGTACCCTCAGCCCAAGCTGCTGGAGCAAAA GCCCACAGAGCTACTGACACTCACACCCTGGCTGGCGCCCATCGTCTCCGAGGGAACCTTTAACGCCGAGCTTCTGCATCACATCTACCAGCCACTGAACCTGACCATCGGGCTTACGGCGTTTGCTGTGGGAAA GTATACCCGGTTCGTCCAGCACTTCCTGGAGTCGGCCGAGCGGTTCTTCATGCAGGGGTACCGCGTGCACTACTACATCTTCACTCATGACCCCCAGGCCATTCCTCAGGTCCCACTGGGCCCTGGCCGCCGCCTCAGTGTCATCCCAGTCCCCGGGCCCTCCCAGTGGGAGGAGGCCTCCATGCGCCGGATGGAGGCCATCAGTGTGCACATCGCCAAGAGGGCGCACCGGGAGGTGGACTACCTCTTCTGCCTGGACGTGGACATGGCATTCCGGAACCCATGGGGCCCCGAGACCTTGGGGGACCTCGTGGCTGCCATCCACCCGGACTACTTCACCGTCCCCCGCCACCAGTTCCCCTATGAGCGCCGGCCTGTCTCCACCGCCTTCGTGGCGGATGGCGAGGGGGACTTCTACTATGGCAGGGCGGTCTTCGGGGGGCGGGTGGCCAGGGTGTATGAGTTCACCAGGGGCTGCCACATGGGCATCCTGGCAGACAAGGCCAACGGCATCATGGCAGCCTGCCAGGAGGAGAGCCACCTGAACCGCCGCTTCCTCTCGCACAAGCCCTCCAAGGTGCTGTCCCCCGAGTACCTCTGGGACGACAGGAagccccagccccccagcctgAAGCTGATCCGCTTCTCTACCCTGAACAAGGACACTGCCCGGCTGCGGAGCTGA
- the GBGT1 gene encoding globoside alpha-1,3-N-acetylgalactosaminyltransferase 1 isoform X3, which produces MHCLRLALGLGFCLLLGITLCSLWMYVENWLLVSYIPYYLPCPEIFNMKLQYEEEPSQPVAQSQYPQPKLLEQKPTELLTLTPWLAPIVSEGTFNAELLHHIYQPLNLTIGLTAFAVGNRYTRFVQHFLESAERFFMQGYRVHYYIFTHDPQAIPQVPLGPGRRLSVIPVPGPSQWEEASMRRMEAISVHIAKRAHREVDYLFCLDVDMAFRNPWGPETLGDLVAAIHPDYFTVPRHQFPYERRPVSTAFVADGEGDFYYGRAVFGGRVARVYEFTRGCHMGILADKANGIMAACQEESHLNRRFLSHKPSKVLSPEYLWDDRKPQPPSLKLIRFSTLNKDTARLRS; this is translated from the exons ATGCACTGCCTGAGACTGGCCCTGGGCCTGGGATTCTGCCTGCTGCTGGGCATCACCCTCTGCTCTCTGTG GATGTATGTCGAGAACTGGCTGCTGGTCTCCTACATCCCCTATTATCTCCCCTGCCCAGAGATCTT CAACATGAAGCTTCAGTACGAGGAGGAGCCATCCCAGCCCGTGGCACA GTCACAGTACCCTCAGCCCAAGCTGCTGGAGCAAAA GCCCACAGAGCTACTGACACTCACACCCTGGCTGGCGCCCATCGTCTCCGAGGGAACCTTTAACGCCGAGCTTCTGCATCACATCTACCAGCCACTGAACCTGACCATCGGGCTTACGGCGTTTGCTGTGGGAAA CAGGTATACCCGGTTCGTCCAGCACTTCCTGGAGTCGGCCGAGCGGTTCTTCATGCAGGGGTACCGCGTGCACTACTACATCTTCACTCATGACCCCCAGGCCATTCCTCAGGTCCCACTGGGCCCTGGCCGCCGCCTCAGTGTCATCCCAGTCCCCGGGCCCTCCCAGTGGGAGGAGGCCTCCATGCGCCGGATGGAGGCCATCAGTGTGCACATCGCCAAGAGGGCGCACCGGGAGGTGGACTACCTCTTCTGCCTGGACGTGGACATGGCATTCCGGAACCCATGGGGCCCCGAGACCTTGGGGGACCTCGTGGCTGCCATCCACCCGGACTACTTCACCGTCCCCCGCCACCAGTTCCCCTATGAGCGCCGGCCTGTCTCCACCGCCTTCGTGGCGGATGGCGAGGGGGACTTCTACTATGGCAGGGCGGTCTTCGGGGGGCGGGTGGCCAGGGTGTATGAGTTCACCAGGGGCTGCCACATGGGCATCCTGGCAGACAAGGCCAACGGCATCATGGCAGCCTGCCAGGAGGAGAGCCACCTGAACCGCCGCTTCCTCTCGCACAAGCCCTCCAAGGTGCTGTCCCCCGAGTACCTCTGGGACGACAGGAagccccagccccccagcctgAAGCTGATCCGCTTCTCTACCCTGAACAAGGACACTGCCCGGCTGCGGAGCTGA